In one Gammaproteobacteria bacterium genomic region, the following are encoded:
- a CDS encoding ABC transporter permease subunit produces the protein MARTSHIYQDEIIPSPLQQIWRNFAASPLAMLGLWIFAIFMLISIFAPLLAPYPQGYQHSSALLMPPSWHPEGHVAFFFGTDDLGRDIFSNLIYGTRTTFGSSILVTFIALFFGCIIGIFSGMSHGLQSSILNHILDATLAIPSLLLAIVFVAISGPGITNVMLAVGISLTPQFMRATHNAVHHELSKEYVTATKLDGANKSQIFFHSILPNILDALVIQITLSISIAIIDIATLGFLKLGAQSPRSEWGAMLSEGLDLIFLAPWNVAIPGLAIFCSVLSINMIGNGLQRALKERID, from the coding sequence ATGGCAAGAACTAGCCACATTTATCAGGATGAGATTATTCCTTCGCCGTTGCAGCAAATTTGGCGTAACTTTGCAGCATCACCATTGGCCATGCTCGGTCTGTGGATTTTTGCCATTTTTATGTTAATTAGCATTTTTGCCCCTTTGTTGGCCCCTTACCCACAGGGCTATCAACATTCTAGCGCCTTGCTGATGCCTCCGTCGTGGCATCCCGAAGGACATGTTGCTTTTTTCTTTGGTACCGATGACCTAGGAAGAGACATCTTTTCAAACCTCATTTATGGCACCAGAACAACCTTTGGTTCCAGTATTTTAGTGACCTTTATTGCCTTGTTTTTTGGCTGTATCATTGGCATATTCTCGGGTATGAGTCATGGCCTGCAATCGAGTATTCTCAACCATATTCTCGATGCTACCCTGGCTATTCCATCGTTGTTGCTAGCGATAGTCTTTGTCGCTATCAGCGGACCTGGCATCACCAATGTGATGTTAGCCGTTGGCATTTCATTAACCCCGCAATTTATGCGTGCAACCCATAACGCAGTACATCATGAGTTATCAAAAGAATATGTCACCGCGACCAAGCTCGATGGCGCCAATAAATCGCAAATATTTTTTCATTCTATTTTACCCAATATTCTCGATGCACTAGTGATTCAAATTACCTTATCAATCTCAATTGCTATCATTGATATTGCGACCTTAGGTTTTTTAAAACTAGGGGCGCAATCGCCACGTTCAGAATGGGGCGCGATGTTATCTGAAGGGCTCGACTTAATATTTTTAGCGCCGTGGAATGTCGCGATCCCTGGTTTGGCCATTTTTTGTAGTGTGTTATCAATCAACATGATAGGAAACGGTCTGCAACGTGCCCTCAAAGAGAGGATCGATT
- a CDS encoding ABC transporter permease: MWFYIARRFNLFVLTLAILFLLVFLMHKALPGDPLVNLSGITSPTFHQLELLDQQYQLDGSVINQYLAFATERLSGNFGLSLTSAQPILNEITQRLPATIELCIYAMILALFIGIPFGVLAAFRYKKLSDMLIVSVSLVCYSIPIFWLGVIGIMFLGLEFQLLPVAGRLNLLYQIEPVTGFTLIDIMLSDLTSKAQALRDAFFHLVMPTVTLALFPITVVIRITRAAMLEELNTNHIKAAEARGVSPLIIVLHHALPNAMQPVLAQVSLQLSTLLTSAMVTEVIFSWPGIGTWLMSAIYQRDFPVISAGILICAGLIIVISIVSDLIAIVGTTKRRSLRHGKN, from the coding sequence ATGTGGTTTTACATAGCCCGACGGTTTAATTTGTTCGTGTTGACACTGGCCATTTTATTTTTGCTGGTGTTTTTAATGCACAAAGCCTTACCCGGTGATCCCTTAGTCAACTTAAGCGGTATTACCAGCCCGACCTTTCATCAACTTGAACTATTAGATCAGCAATACCAGCTTGATGGTTCGGTGATTAATCAATACCTTGCCTTTGCCACCGAACGTCTCAGTGGTAACTTCGGGCTTTCGTTAACCTCGGCTCAACCGATCCTTAACGAAATCACCCAACGCTTGCCCGCTACCATTGAACTGTGTATTTATGCGATGATTTTGGCCTTGTTTATCGGGATCCCTTTTGGGGTACTGGCGGCATTTCGTTATAAAAAACTGTCCGATATGTTGATTGTTTCCGTTAGCCTAGTCTGCTATTCAATCCCTATTTTTTGGCTCGGTGTAATCGGCATTATGTTTTTAGGACTCGAATTTCAACTACTGCCAGTCGCTGGTCGACTGAATTTACTCTATCAAATTGAACCGGTCACCGGCTTTACCCTAATTGATATCATGTTATCTGATTTAACCAGTAAGGCGCAGGCCTTACGCGATGCCTTTTTTCATTTAGTTATGCCGACGGTTACCTTGGCCTTATTCCCCATCACCGTGGTTATACGCATTACCCGTGCTGCGATGTTAGAAGAGCTTAATACCAATCACATCAAAGCCGCAGAAGCCCGTGGGGTATCACCGCTGATCATAGTATTGCACCATGCCCTGCCCAACGCGATGCAGCCAGTATTAGCACAAGTAAGTTTGCAGTTGAGTACCTTGTTAACCAGTGCGATGGTCACCGAAGTTATTTTTTCATGGCCCGGTATCGGCACCTGGTTAATGTCGGCTATTTATCAACGGGATTTCCCGGTGATAAGTGCGGGTATTTTAATTTGCGCCGGATTGATTATCGTTATTTCTATCGTCAGTGATTTAATCGCTATCGTTGGCACCACCAAACGCCGGAGCCTTCGTCATGGCAAGAACTAG
- a CDS encoding ABC transporter substrate-binding protein, with amino-acid sequence MSRLSTKLVLVSAIFAQFGCSPSAEDNTQREQGLVYCSEGDPSVFNPQLTTIGTTIDATSNQLYNRLVEYNPRLGKLEPALAKSWSISDDGRTYTFALRDDVVFHQTKFFKPSRLFSAIDVAFSFNRIITPTHPYHDVSGGNYPFFNSIDLPNTINRIEVIDPHTVTFHLSSRDSSFLANLATDFAVILSQEYGDYLLSAGQPQLIDIKPVGTGPFILESHYKDNFIRYKSNEHYWNGAPQIKQLVYDITPKSTNRIAKIMTGDCDVSALPQSSELDVIRRNIKLELQVQTGLNVAYWAFNNQAPPFDRLIVRQALAHAINKRAIVKAVYYGSATTAKTVLPPLSWAYHRQLPIYEYNPRKARKMLADAGFPNGFEMTLWAAPAQRIYNPNAVKMAELIQGQLAEIGVKVKIVSYGWGVFMNKLNEYQYDSVLLGWTADNSDPDNFFRPILSCAALMSGNNRVNWCQPQFDQLLNAASGHTNLGKRVDFYRQAQQMLYDEVPLVPIAHALRFQVRDRTVGGISLNPYGGISFAKSHRITKEKF; translated from the coding sequence ATTTCAAGATTATCCACCAAACTAGTCCTAGTTAGCGCTATTTTCGCTCAATTTGGTTGTTCGCCATCAGCCGAGGATAATACTCAGCGTGAACAGGGTTTAGTATATTGCTCTGAAGGTGATCCTTCGGTCTTTAATCCACAATTAACGACCATTGGCACCACCATTGACGCGACCTCAAATCAGTTATATAACCGCTTGGTCGAATATAATCCAAGATTAGGTAAGCTTGAACCGGCACTGGCTAAAAGTTGGTCGATTTCAGACGACGGCCGTACCTACACGTTTGCTTTACGTGATGATGTGGTTTTTCATCAAACCAAATTTTTTAAACCCTCACGTCTTTTTTCTGCCATTGATGTGGCGTTTAGTTTCAATCGTATTATTACCCCAACCCACCCTTATCACGATGTTTCCGGTGGCAACTATCCCTTTTTCAACAGCATAGATTTACCTAATACGATCAATAGAATTGAAGTAATTGACCCACACACCGTTACTTTTCATTTAAGTAGCCGAGACAGCTCCTTTTTAGCCAACTTAGCGACCGATTTTGCGGTGATATTATCGCAAGAATATGGCGACTATTTATTATCGGCTGGCCAGCCGCAATTAATCGATATTAAACCTGTTGGCACCGGACCCTTTATTTTAGAGTCTCACTACAAAGACAACTTTATTCGTTACAAAAGTAATGAGCACTATTGGAATGGTGCACCACAAATTAAGCAATTGGTTTATGATATTACGCCAAAAAGCACCAACCGCATCGCCAAAATAATGACGGGTGACTGTGACGTATCTGCTTTGCCACAATCGAGCGAACTAGACGTTATTCGTCGTAATATAAAATTAGAATTGCAAGTGCAAACAGGGCTTAACGTTGCCTACTGGGCGTTTAACAACCAAGCGCCGCCATTTGACCGCTTAATTGTTCGCCAAGCTTTGGCCCATGCGATCAACAAACGAGCCATTGTAAAAGCTGTTTATTACGGCAGTGCCACTACTGCAAAAACCGTCTTACCACCGTTATCATGGGCCTATCATCGACAGCTGCCTATTTATGAATACAACCCACGCAAAGCACGAAAAATGTTAGCCGATGCTGGTTTTCCAAACGGTTTTGAAATGACCTTATGGGCAGCTCCAGCGCAGCGTATTTATAATCCTAATGCGGTAAAAATGGCCGAATTAATTCAAGGTCAACTGGCTGAAATCGGCGTTAAGGTTAAAATAGTCAGTTACGGCTGGGGGGTATTCATGAACAAGCTCAATGAATATCAATATGACTCGGTCTTGTTAGGTTGGACTGCCGACAATTCCGATCCCGATAATTTCTTCCGACCAATTTTAAGCTGCGCCGCACTGATGTCTGGTAATAATCGGGTTAATTGGTGTCAACCCCAATTTGATCAATTACTTAATGCCGCGAGCGGTCACACCAATCTGGGTAAACGCGTCGATTTCTATCGGCAAGCGCAGCAAATGCTTTATGATGAAGTGCCTTTGGTGCCAATAGCACATGCATTACGTTTTCAAGTGCGTGACCGAACAGTCGGTGGCATATCTCTTAATCCTTACGGCGGTATTTCTTTTGCTAAAAGCCACCGCATTACTAAGGAGAAATTTTAA